TTATTCTCATTTTGTAAAAACAATTGAGAATCCTAGAGAAGAGATGCTTCTGGCACATTTTTCAACAATTTGGCAGATAAAAGATGATAAACTTTACAGAGGTTATCAAATGAGTCAATTTTCTTAATATTTTTTTGACAATAAAAGAGGCAAAATACATTACAAAACCTTATTTTTGCAACACAAATTTAAAAACTACATAAAATATATATCATGAGTGTTTTAGTTAATAAAGATTCCAAAATAATTGTTCAGGGATTTACAGGAAGCGAAGGTACTTTCCATGCTTCTCAAATGATTGAGTACGGTACTAATGTTGTTGGAGGTGTTACTCCAGGAAAAGGTGGAACAAGCCACTTAGACCGTCCAGTTTTTAATACAGTTAAAGATGCTGTTGATCAAGCTGGAGCTGATACATCTATCATTTTTGTTCCGCCAGCTTTTGCTGCTGATGCAATTATGGAAGCTGCTGATGCTGGAATTAAAGTAATTATTGCTATTACAGAAGGAATTCCTGTAGCAGATATGATTAAAGCAAATAATTATGTTAAAGAAAGAAATTCTAGATTAATTGGTCCAAACTGCCCAGGTGTAATCACTCCAGGTGAGGCTAAAGTTGGAATTATGCCAGGTTTCGTTTTCAAAAAAGGAAATGTTGGTATCGTTTCTAAGTCTGGAACTTTAACTTACGAAGCTGCTGACCAAGTTGTAAAACAAGGTTTAGGAATTACTACAGCTATCGGAATTGGTGGAGATCCAATCATTGGAACTACAACTAAAGAAGCTGTTGAATTATTAATGAACGATCCAGAGACTGAAGCTATCATCATGATTGGTGAAATTGGAGGTCAATTAGAAGCTGATGCTGCTAAATGGGTAAAAGCTGACGGTAACCGTAAACCAGTTATTGGATTTATCGCTGGAGAAACTGCTCCTGCTGGTAGAACAATGGGTCACGCGGGTGCTATTGTTGGTGGTTCTGATGATACAGCTGCAGCTAAAAAACAAATCATGAGAGACAACGGAATTCACGTTGTTGATTCACCAGCTGAAATTGGTAAAAAAGTAAAAGAAGTACTTGGATAATCTCCAGCTATTTAAAATAATAAATTCCAAAAAGTCTCAATATTTTGTTGAGACTTTTTACATTTTTAAGACTGAGGCAAAAAATAGAAAAATCTTAGCATCTTAGTACCTCAGTATCTTAGAAGCTTAAAAAAGAATTATGAATAAAGAATTAGAAAAGTTTAAAGTAAGCAATAGTTTTACTTTTACAGTTGAAGATAGTTTAGAACAAGTTTGTAATGCTCCAGAAGGAAGCGCTGGAATCTTTGTGGTTTATGCTGTTGAAGGTGATTCAAAAGAATTAATTATGGTTGGTTCTACAGGAACTGTTCAGAATGATGGAACCTTAAAAAGCAAAAACGGCGGTTTATATGATAAAATCGTAAACGGACACCAATTTGCAAAAACAGGAAGAAAATATTCATGGCCTGCTCAAATGAAATTGGAAAACATTGCTACCCTTGAAGTAGTTTGGTATGAAACTTTCACTGGTGATGTGAAAGCAATACCAACTGCTGTTGAAGGACAGGTTTTGCAAAATTTCTTAGATGAAAATGCTAAATTGCCGAGATGGAATGTAGCTTTTTAATGAACAATTTATCAAAATAAAAAAAGCCTTACTGTTATTTAGTAAGGCTTTTTTTATGAAACTATAGGATTTTAATTTTTGGTTTTATATATTTAAAAACCGAAAACAAACTAAATCTATGATTAAAAACTACCTGCTATTACTGGCTTTGTGCTTTTTTACGTCATTAAATGCACAGATAATTAATATTCCAGATGCTAATTTTAAAGCAAAATTATTAGAAGCAAATACAGAAAACTCAATAGCCTTAGATCAGAAAGGAAACCGTATTTTAATTGATATTAATAAGGACGGAGAAATTCAATTATCTGAGGCCTTAAATGTTTATTGCTTAAGTTTAAACAAGTCTAATGTTTCTTCTTTAGTTGGAATTAAAAGTTTTAGTAATTTGACATTTTTATATTGTGCAGAAAACCAAATATCTTCTTTAGATGTTAGTGGACTGAATCTGTTGAATGTTTTAGATTGTAAAAAAAATATTTTAAATAATTTAAATGTTCTAGGATGTCTTAGTTTGGATAATGTTGATTGCAGTGAGAATCAATTAACAAGTTTAAATTTGCAAGGATGTGAAAAATTAACAAACTTATTATGCCAAGATAACCCATTGAGTAATTTAAATGCTGCAACATCTTTGAGTTTAAGAACATTAAATTTTTCGAGAACTCGATTGTCCAACTTTGAAGTGAAAAATTTTGTAGACCTTGAAGTTTTATATTGTTCAGATTTAGGTTTAAATGTACTCGATTTAAAAGGCTTGACCAAATTAGAGATATTATTATGTGCATATAATAATTTAACAAATCTTGATGTTACGGATTTGATAAGCTTAAGGCAATTAATGTGTAGGGATAATTTCTTGAAGAATTTAAATATCTCTAATTTAATGAAGTTGGAACTTATAGATTTTGGAAATGATCAATTTGATTCTATCGATCTTCCAGTTACTCCTAATCTTTCTTTTGTTGGGTTTTATAATACTTCTTTAACCTCCATTGATCTTAATAAATTAAAAGGTTTAAGTATTTTGTGGGTAATAGATAATCCGTTGCTGGAATCTATATATATAAAGAACGGAAATGTTAAAAACGATGTAACGATAGCTAGAAATGAAAATCTAAAATTTATTTGTACAGATGAAGAACAAATTTCACAGATAGAGAATTATCTTAATTTCTTCCATCAGTTAAATGTTAATGTCAATTCTTTTTGTTCATTTGAACCAGGAGGAAATAACTATCTGGTCGAAGGTGTTAAAAAACTGGATTTTAATACAAATGGTTGTGATTCATCCGACATTTCTGCAGATTTTAAACTTGACATTACTGACGGTACGATAAACGGAAGTATAATTAGTGTAACAGAAGATTATTCAATAAAACTAAAAGAGGGTAATTATAAAATAACACCAGCACTCGAAAATCCTAATTATTTTACTGTTTATCCAACATTTTTGCAAGTTGAATTTCCTGCGCAAACAAGCCCATTTGTTCAGAATTTTTGTGTAACACCTTTAGGAGTTCATAATGATTTAGAAATTATAATTATTCCTTTAGATGCTGCCAGACCAGGTTTTGATGCTAAGTATAAATTGGTTTACAAAAATAAAGGTAATACAATTCAGTCAGGAACAGTAAACTTTAATTTTGATGACTCAGTTTTGGATTTAGTTTCTTCAAATTTTGGCGTTTCTGCTCAAAATCTGAATAACTTAGTTTGGAATTTCTCCAATTTAAAACCTCTTGAAAGCAGAGAAATTCAATTGGTTTTTAATGTTAATTCACCATCAGAAACCCCAGCAGTAAATATTAATGATATTCTAAAGTATAAAGCCACAATAAGTTCTCAAGAAGTTGATGAAATGCCGGCAGATAATAGTTTTGAGTTTAATCAAACCGTTGTGGATGCATACGATCCAAATGATAAAACCTGTTTAGAAGGAAATGTTATTAAACCAGAATTGATAGGAGAGTATGTACATTATCTCATTAGATTTGAAAATACTGGAACTTATCCTGCCGAAAATATTGTCGTAAAAGATATCATTGATCTTTCAAAATTTGATATTTCTACTTTAATTCCAACTAGTTCAAGTCATTCATTTGTTACCAGAATTTCAGATAAAAACAAAGTGGAATTTATTTTTGAAAATATACACCTCCCTTTTGACGATGCTAATAATGATGGTTATATTGCTTTTAAAATAAAAACATTACCGGATTTAAAAGTAGGGGATTCTTTTACAAATGAAGCAAGCATCTACTTTGATTATAATTTCCCAATCCTTACGAATAAAACCTTATCTGTTTTTAAAACTACTTTAGGGACTCAAGATTTTAAATTTGAAGAGCATTTTAATATTTATCCAAATCCAGTGAGGGATTTTTTAAATATAGAATCTAAAAATGATCTTGAAAAAGAATCAATTACTGTGTATAACGTTTTGGGACAGTTAGTTTTAACGATACCAAATGCTTCTAACATAACAAAAATTGATGTTTCAAAATTTCAATCAGGTACTTATCTTTTACAGGTCAAAAGTTTAAAAGGAACTTCAACTGTAAAGTTTGTAAAAAATTAGACTTATAATTTTATTTATTAGTTTAAAGCCTTACTTAGTAGGGCTTTTTTTTGTTAAAGAAATTCCGCTTGTAAACGGAATTTTTAAAACTCTCAAATTTTATCTACCAAATCAAACCTGTAGGAATTGACTAAAAATCCATATTAGATATTTTAATGATGAAGTTGGTAGTTCTATTTAGTTAATTAAAATTTAATATATAGTAAATTTAAGATTAAGTAAAAAAACTACGGAAATACTGACGGATTTAAAAAAAGCTTTATTTTTTTTGTAATAATTGGCTTTTTATCATTTGCTTTTCTATATTTATCAAACATAAATAAAAAATAATGTTAAAATTTGATTCATTTTGTATGAATTAAATCTTTCGTTTATGTAAAAATCTTGTTTATTTTTTGTTAAATAAAAGTTTGCTGAATGCATATTTTTTTAATTAACTGTAGAAAGCCGATTTTAATTAATGTAATTAATTCATATTATTTTTGGAAGATGATTTTTGTTCTTCTTTTCATGATTTGATTCTTACGCCTCAAAGTTTTTACGATATGAGCCACATTTTAAAAAACAAAATGCTAGACGATTTTATTCTTTGGAATAATTTAAAAAATGGTGACGAAAGATCTTTCTCTTTACTTTTTGAGAAATATTATTGTGATTTAATTAATTACGGAAATTCGTTGTGCCCTTTTGCAGAGAAGGTACAAGATTGTATTCAGGATGTTTTTGCTGATATCTGGCTTTATCGTGGTTCATTGCAAGATAATGTAATTGTAAAGGCTTATCTGCTTTCTAGTGTCAGGAAAAGAATTGCCCGTTTACACGAAAGAGACTATGTTTTTAGAAAAACAACTACTACAGATGTTTTGGAATTTTTGTTTGATTTTTCTATAGAAAATGCTCTGGTAGAAGATGAAGTTACCGCAGAACGTGTTTTGTACTTAAATAAATTATTAAACGATTTACCTGGGCGTCAGAAAGAAGCATTGTATCTTCGTTATCATCAAGGCTTGAGTGTGGATCAAATTGCGGAGCTTCTAGATGTGAATTATCAATCTGCAAATAACTTGTTGCATCGTGGTTTGTTAAGTCTTCGTAAAGAATGGAAAGGAAGTATTCCGCTCCTAATCCTTATATCTTCAGGGGTTTTGTAATTTTTTAAGAAATAATCAAAAAAAAATCTTAAATAAGTGAGTATATAATATAAAAACTGTCCTCTATGTTTTTGTAACCTTAATAATAAGATGCAAAAACGTAATAATTATACCGAAATAGAAGACTTCTTAGCTGATGAATCGTTTCAATTATGGATTTTATCTAAAATTGATGAACAAGGCTGGGAAGAATGGACTTTAGAAAATCTTCAAAGAGCCAAATTAGTTGAAGATGCAAGGCTTTTACTTTTAGCCATGCGAGTGCCAGACTCAAAATTATCTTCGAGTCAAGTTCATGAAGCTTTAAAAGAAACTTGGCAAAAAATTGAACAAAGAGAGGTACTCTCTCAGGAAACTTTAAGAACTAGAAAACGTAGAACGGTTAGATACTGGACAACTGGTATTGCCGCTGCTGTTTTGGTTGGTTTGTTCTCTGCTTGGTTTTTTAAAAATGATATTTTGCCAAACGACAATGTAGTAACATACAATGAATTGGTACAAGAGAACAACGAAGGTTTGGTAGAACAAACCAACAATACTGAAAAATCTCAAACCATTACATTATCCGACGGAAGCTCTGTATTGTTACAGCCTAATAGTAAATTAAGCTATCCTAAAATCTTTACAGGAAACGAAAGAAAAGTGTATTTATCTGGTGAAGGTTTTTTTGAAATTAGTAAAAACCCTAAAAAGCCATTTTTTGTTTATGCAAATGAAATTGTTACTCGTGTTGTTGGTACTAGTTTTAGAGTAAAAGCTTATCCAGATCAGCAAAATGTCGAAGTACTTGTTCGTACTGGTAAAGTGAGAGTAAAATCTAATGATTTAGCACGATCTGTTAAAAACGAAGAAATAGTATTGCTTCCTAATCAAGCTGTACGTTTTGCACGTAAAGAATTTGTCTTTAATAAAATTACAAATATTACTGCCGATCCCGTCTTAGTAAACAGTGTTACCAATATTGAGCAGTTAAGTTTTGAATTTACAGATATTCCTGTGGCACAAATTCTTGAAACAATTGAGCAGGCTTATTTAGTAGATATAGATTTTCCACATGATAAATTAAAAGACTGCCGATTAACCACTTCATTGAGTGATCAGCCATTGGCAGAAAAACTGAAAATTATTTGTAAAAGTATTGGTAATGATACCAATTATGAAATGAATGGAAATCAAATTGTAATTACGACTTCTGGCTGTAACTAGAGCTCTAATTCAATTAGAATAAAAAAATAAAAGAACCAAAATTAAACTGATTGTCTAAAGCTAAAAAATGAGATAACTGCCTATGTAAAAAATGAATGCATAAAAAAGTGCCGAAGATGCTGTAACATTCTCGACACTTGAATTTAGTAAATCACTCTCTGTAAAGAGTAATTTATGATGTTTCTTAAAATACACTCGAATAGTATTAATCAAAACAAACCAAAATTATGAAAAAACCTGTTGTCAAGCAACGATTACTTCACCAAATCATGAAAATAACGCTGTTTCAATTTGTGTTAGCACTTATCTTTTCAAGTGTTACTTTCGCAAATAATGTAAATGGGCAGAAAAAACTAGATACTAAAGTTACAATTACAGTCGAAAATCTAACTTTAGACAATGCTTTATCTAAAATCGAGAAATCTGCTCATGTAAAATTTTCTTATAATTCTAGACTGCCTCAGCTTTCGCAGAAAGTTAGTATAGAAGCAAATCAAGAAACTTTATCTAGTATTCTAAGCAGAATATTAGTGCCATTTAATATAACTTTTTCTGAGGTCAGCAATCAAATTGTACTTCAAAAAAATGTTTCTGGTTCTTTTGCGAATGTAAATAACCATGATTCATTATTTGAACTTTTGACTTTTGGCCCAATTATTAAAGGAAAAGTAACAGATCAGACAGGAAGTCCACTTCCAGGCGCTACTGTTATGGCTAAGGGGACAAAAACGGCAGTTTTGACCGATTTTGATGGAAATTTCGTTATCGAAATGCCTGCTAACGTGAATCGTTTAGTTATTTCTTACGTTGGTATGGAATCTAAAGAAATCGGTATAGAAAATACTACGCCAACAATTGTTTTAACTGAAGCAGGGCAAAATCTTAAAGAGGTTGTGATTACAACTGGATACGAAAAAACTTCGAAAAGAACATTTACAGGAGCTATCAGTAAAATTTCTGGAGCTGAATTAAAAGTGGATGGAGTAGTAGATGTCAGTAGAATGATCGAAGGTAAAGCTGCTGGGGTTACAGTACAAAACGTTACCGGTACATTTGGTACAGCACCAAAAATTACAGTTCGTGGATCTTCTTCAATTTTTGGAGATACAAAACCTTTATGGGTTATTGATGGGGTTGTACAGGAAGATATTATCAATATAACTTTTGCTGACTTAGCTTCAGGAAATTCAGAGACTTTGTTAAGTTCTTCAGTTGCAGGATTAAATGCAAATGACATTCAAAGTATTGAAATATTGAAAGATGCGTCGGCTACCTCAATCTATGGTTCAAGATCGTTAAATGGAGTTGTAGTAGTTACAACAAAGCAAGGACGTAGAGATTCTC
This portion of the Flavobacterium panacagri genome encodes:
- a CDS encoding DUF7619 domain-containing protein, producing MIKNYLLLLALCFFTSLNAQIINIPDANFKAKLLEANTENSIALDQKGNRILIDINKDGEIQLSEALNVYCLSLNKSNVSSLVGIKSFSNLTFLYCAENQISSLDVSGLNLLNVLDCKKNILNNLNVLGCLSLDNVDCSENQLTSLNLQGCEKLTNLLCQDNPLSNLNAATSLSLRTLNFSRTRLSNFEVKNFVDLEVLYCSDLGLNVLDLKGLTKLEILLCAYNNLTNLDVTDLISLRQLMCRDNFLKNLNISNLMKLELIDFGNDQFDSIDLPVTPNLSFVGFYNTSLTSIDLNKLKGLSILWVIDNPLLESIYIKNGNVKNDVTIARNENLKFICTDEEQISQIENYLNFFHQLNVNVNSFCSFEPGGNNYLVEGVKKLDFNTNGCDSSDISADFKLDITDGTINGSIISVTEDYSIKLKEGNYKITPALENPNYFTVYPTFLQVEFPAQTSPFVQNFCVTPLGVHNDLEIIIIPLDAARPGFDAKYKLVYKNKGNTIQSGTVNFNFDDSVLDLVSSNFGVSAQNLNNLVWNFSNLKPLESREIQLVFNVNSPSETPAVNINDILKYKATISSQEVDEMPADNSFEFNQTVVDAYDPNDKTCLEGNVIKPELIGEYVHYLIRFENTGTYPAENIVVKDIIDLSKFDISTLIPTSSSHSFVTRISDKNKVEFIFENIHLPFDDANNDGYIAFKIKTLPDLKVGDSFTNEASIYFDYNFPILTNKTLSVFKTTLGTQDFKFEEHFNIYPNPVRDFLNIESKNDLEKESITVYNVLGQLVLTIPNASNITKIDVSKFQSGTYLLQVKSLKGTSTVKFVKN
- a CDS encoding FecR family protein — its product is MQKRNNYTEIEDFLADESFQLWILSKIDEQGWEEWTLENLQRAKLVEDARLLLLAMRVPDSKLSSSQVHEALKETWQKIEQREVLSQETLRTRKRRTVRYWTTGIAAAVLVGLFSAWFFKNDILPNDNVVTYNELVQENNEGLVEQTNNTEKSQTITLSDGSSVLLQPNSKLSYPKIFTGNERKVYLSGEGFFEISKNPKKPFFVYANEIVTRVVGTSFRVKAYPDQQNVEVLVRTGKVRVKSNDLARSVKNEEIVLLPNQAVRFARKEFVFNKITNITADPVLVNSVTNIEQLSFEFTDIPVAQILETIEQAYLVDIDFPHDKLKDCRLTTSLSDQPLAEKLKIICKSIGNDTNYEMNGNQIVITTSGCN
- the sucD gene encoding succinate--CoA ligase subunit alpha translates to MSVLVNKDSKIIVQGFTGSEGTFHASQMIEYGTNVVGGVTPGKGGTSHLDRPVFNTVKDAVDQAGADTSIIFVPPAFAADAIMEAADAGIKVIIAITEGIPVADMIKANNYVKERNSRLIGPNCPGVITPGEAKVGIMPGFVFKKGNVGIVSKSGTLTYEAADQVVKQGLGITTAIGIGGDPIIGTTTKEAVELLMNDPETEAIIMIGEIGGQLEADAAKWVKADGNRKPVIGFIAGETAPAGRTMGHAGAIVGGSDDTAAAKKQIMRDNGIHVVDSPAEIGKKVKEVLG
- a CDS encoding RNA polymerase sigma factor, which encodes MSHILKNKMLDDFILWNNLKNGDERSFSLLFEKYYCDLINYGNSLCPFAEKVQDCIQDVFADIWLYRGSLQDNVIVKAYLLSSVRKRIARLHERDYVFRKTTTTDVLEFLFDFSIENALVEDEVTAERVLYLNKLLNDLPGRQKEALYLRYHQGLSVDQIAELLDVNYQSANNLLHRGLLSLRKEWKGSIPLLILISSGVL